The Anopheles coustani unplaced genomic scaffold, idAnoCousDA_361_x.2 scaffold_36_ctg1, whole genome shotgun sequence genome includes the window CTTTGAGTCCGCGGTCTTCTTGAGCACCATCTCGGCCGTGTTCCCCGCAATGCGCGAGCCCTTTCGCACCAGCTCGGCCATCTCCGGGACCGCTCGTACGCGGCGGAAAACGTCTAAGAATGAAACGCCCTCCGGGGGTGTCACGGTAATGACGTCCGGGCGGCCCTTGATGTTCGGACGGGCTCGCTGACTCGCCGGTTGGACTGTCTGCGTGCTCTTCTTCGCCGTGTCCACCCGCTTTTGGCCAGTGTGGCCACTTCCCGTCTGCCCCACATCTGGCTGCGACTGCCGGTCATGTGCGGGGCGATGTTTACTCTTGGCCATCTGCCATGGCTCCTCGGCGGTGGATCGCTGAGTCTTCGCCAGCTTCTGCGGGTTCGCCTTCCGcgaatgttgctgctgctgtgtcgAccgcgactgctgctgctgtggtggCAGCTCACGCTTGTTTTTACTCCTACTTTCCTTGGACCTATCCTCCTGGCCCATTGCTTCGGCCACCAGGCACTTGATTGTCTCCTTCCCCTCTGTGATGGTCTGTTCAGTCAGCTGGTTCTTTGACAAAACGCTCACTTGCTTCGTTAGCTCTTGAACCAGTGATCTAAGCTCCCGGTTCTCTGCTCGGAGCTCTTCCATCAACTTTTCGTTTCGCTCCGCACTGCGCCGCAAAACCTCAAGGGTGGCTATTAGGCCCTCCTCGATGGCCGACGCCGCACCCTCCTGATTCTTCGCCTCCGCTGGCTGATCGTCTGGCAGAGCGACGGGTGTTGCGGCGGGCATATCGGATGGCGAGGCGATGACGGGCGAAGCGGATTGTGTACATTGTGGTGCGACTGCCAGCACGTCGGGAGCCTCTGGAGTAGTGCCCGCTCCCTCGTCGTCGGTGATTTCGATATCGATAGTGACATCTGCTTTCGCTGGGGTGTTTTCGGCTGATGACACCGCCGGTGACGTGATGGGCCCCAACAGCGTCCCTTCCAGGGTGTCCCCCATGCTTCCAAAAAGGGACCTGTTACCGTGGGTTGTCTGCGACCTGGACCGCGTCACCCGCCTTGGCATTCCTTGCTGGCCCACGTCCTTTGGGGACTCCTCGGTCGTAGGTGAGTCCGCCGACGCTTCAGTACCGGTGACTGGATTCACGCGCGCCCGGGATCGCAAGATCCTCTTAGGGGTGTCCTCCGTACTCATATtgttgatgtgtgtgtgtgtgtgtgtgggggggggggggtcccAATCTACACACGGACAACCCCTACCCCGCTTGTTCGGTTTGCTGCTGCCGAGCCAATGATGGTACTTGGGATAATTCGTTTGCTCGTCTACAACGCTCCTTTTACGGATTCGGCAACTTGGATCTTCAGCTGTCAACAGTCACGCGAATTCGAAAACTCGAGTCTTCATTTTAACGGATTTGACAACTGCAGTGTACAATGTTTTTTCACTAATTACTTGCGAATTGACCTAAATTCACGCGGTTTTCGCAAAGTTTCTCTTCGTCCCACTTGGAGTCACGATAAAAAACTAGATCCGGCCAAGATCCGGACGCTTCCACACGAGAAAACAAGGGAGTCCCAAGTGAGGCTACGCCCCCTGACGCTAGTGTTCTATTCTTGTTTTCACTATTTCCCGATGATTTTTCTGCCAATTTTCACACCACTCGATGATTGTTCTGCCTTAGCCGGCATTTTAACACCTTTACGTTGATTTTGAGGCGAATTATAGCGAAAGATTCACTTTGCGAGCGGAGTTTCGTAAGGTCGACCTTCCTCGTTGACAGCTCGAAACCGATCGCCGttagaggccacaatggagggggtgctgtgtaaggtgaggatttcgaacatgctgtcggatccgttcgaatcccaccggggtctgaggcaaggtgatggactctcctgccttctattcaacatcgctctggaaggtgtcatgagaagcgcgggcttcgacatccgtggcacgattttcacccgctctctccaattcctcggcttcgcggatgacatcgacatcatcgggcggaacactaggacggtgtgcgaggcgtacacccgactgaaacgcgaggccgcaaggattggactaatgatcaatgcgacgaaaacaaagtacctgctcgtcggaggctctgacagtgacagagccaggctggggagcagtgtatcagtggacggcgacgaacttgaggtagtagaggagttttgctacctcggcactgtcgtaactccggacaacaacgtgagctgtgaaatccggaggcgcattgttcaggggaatcgtgcctactatggacttcacaaactcctgcggtccagatggcttctcccgcacacgaaatgtgtcatataccgcacgctgataagaccggtcgttctctatgggcatgaatcctggactctgctcacggaggacgccaacgccctcgcagtcttcgagaggcgcgtgctccggtctatctttggcggtgtgtacgagcagggcgtgtggaggagaagaacgaaccacgagttagctgagctgtatggcgagccggacatcctgacggtggcgaaggccggcaggattcgttggttggggcatgtcatgaggatgccggactcatgccccaccaagaaggtgctcaccagcgacccgcccggcacgagacgacgaggagctcagcgagctcggtggatggaccaagtggagcagaacctgcgagacatcggacgcgaccggggttggagggctgcagccatggaccgagctacctggagaacgattggtgaccaggccatgtcagcacgacgtgctcaactgcgagcgggccattgaagaagaagaagaagagacgatgcaaaatgaggtttagaaggtgcttaaagtgactttaaagagaatgagacgatgcaaaatgaggtttagaaggtgcttaaagtgactttaaagagaatgagacgatgcaaaatgaggtttagaaggtgcttaaagtgactttaaagagaatgagacgatgcaaaatgaggttaagaaggtgcttaaagtgactttaaagagaatgagacgatgcaaaatggtgtttagaaggtgcttaaagtgactttaaagagaatgagacgatgcaaaatgaggtttagaaggtgcttaaagtgactttaaagagaatgagacgatgcaaaatggtgtttagaaggtgcttaaagtgactttaaagagaatgagacgatgcaaaatgaggtttagaaggtgcttaaagtgactttaaagagaatgagacgatgcaaaatgaggtttagaaggtgcttaaagtgactttaaagagaatgagacgatgcaaaatgaggtttagaaggtgcttaaagtgactttaaagagaatgagacgatgcaaaatgaggtttagaaggtgcttaaagtgactttaaagagaatgagacgatgcaaaattaggtttagaaggtgcttaaagtgactttaaagagaatgagacgatgcaaaatggtgtttagaaggtgcttaaagtgactttaaagagaatgagacgatgcaaaatgaggtttagaaggtgcttaaagtgactttaaagagaatgagacgatgcaaaatgaggttaagaaggtgcttcaagtgactttaaagagaatgagacgatgcaaaatgaggtttagaaggtgcttaaagtgactttaaagagaatgagacgatgcaaaatgaggtttagaaggtgcttaaagtgactttaaagagaatgagacgatgcaaaatgaggtttagaaggtgcttaaagtgactttaaagagaatgagacgatgcaaaatgaggtttagaaggtgcttaaagtgactttaaagagaatgagacgatgcaaaatgaggtttagaaggtgcttaaagtgactttaaagagaatgagacgatgcaaaattaggtttagaaggtgcttaaagtgactttaaagagaatgagacgatgcaaaatgaggtttagaaggtgcttaaagtgactttaaagagaatgagacgatgcaaaatgaggtttagaaggtgcttaaagtgactttaaagagagtgagacgatgcaaaatgaggtttagaaggtgcttaaagtgactttaaagagaatgagacgatgcaaaatgaggttaagaaggtgcttaaagtgactttaaagagaatgagacgatgcaaaatggtgtttagaaggtgcttaaagtgactttaaagagaatgagacgatgcaaaatggtgtttagaaggtgcttaaagtgactttaaagagaatgagacgatgcaaaatggtgtttagaaggtgcttaaagtgactttaaagagaatgagacgatgcaaaatgaggtttagaaggtgcttaaagtgactttaaagagaatgagacgatgcaaaatgaggtttagaaggtgcttaaagtgactttaaagagaatgagacgatgcaaaatgaggttaagaaggtgcttaaagtgactttaaagagaatgagacgatgcaaaatgaggtttagaaggtgcttaaagtgactttaaagagaatgagacgatgcaaaatgaggtttagaaggtgcttaaagtgactttaaagagaatgagacgatgcaaaatgaggtttagaaggtgcttaaagtgactttaaagagaatgagacgatgcaaaatggtgtttagaaggtgcttaaagtgactttaaagagaatgagacgatgcaaaatgaggtttagaaggtgcttaaagtgactttaaagagaatgaggacgatgcaaaatgaggtttagaaggtgcttaaagtgactttaaagagaatgagacgatgcaaaatgaggtttagaaggtgcttaaagtgactttaaagagaatgagacgatgcaaaattaggtttagaaggtgcttaaagtgactttaaagagaatgagacgatgcaaaatgagtgtttagaaggtgcttaaagtgacttaaagagaatgagacgatgcaaaatgaggtttagaaggtgcttaaagtgactttaaagagaatgagacgatgcaaaatgaggtttagaaggtgcttaaagtgactttaaagagaatgagacgatgcaaaatggtgtttagaaggtgcttaaagtgactttaaagagaatgagacgatgcaaaatgaggtttagaaggtgcttaaagtgactttaaagagaatgagacgatgcaaaatgaggttaagaaggtgcttaaagtgactttaaagagaatgagacgatgcaaaatgaggtttagaaggtgcttaaagtgactttaaagagaatgagacgatgcaaaatggtgttttagaaggtgcttaaagtgactttaaagagaatgNNNNNNNNNNNNNNNNNNNNNNNNNNNNNNNNNNNNNNNNNNNNNNNNNNNNNNNNNNNNNNNNNNNNNNNNNNNNNNNNNNNNNNNNNNNNNNNNNNNNNNNNNNNNNNNNNNNNNNNNNNNNNNNNNNNNNNNNNNNNNNNNNNNNNNNNNNNNNNNNNNNNNNNNNNNNNNNNNNNNNNNNNNNNNNNNNNNNNNNNNNNNNNNNNNNNNNNNNNNNNNNNNNNNNNNNNNNNNNNNNNNNNNNNNNNNNNNNNNNNNNNNNNNNNNNNNNNNNNNNNNNNNNNNNNNNNNNNNNNNNNNNNNNNNNNNNNNNNNNNNNNNNNNNNNNNNNNNNNNNNNNNNNNNNNNNNNNNNNNNNNNNNNNNNNNNNNNNNNNNNNNNNNNNNNNNNNNNNNNNNNNNNNNNNNNNNNNNNNNNNNNNNNNNNNNNNNNNNNNNNNNNNNNNNNNNNNNNNNNNNNNNNNNNNNNNNNNNNNNNNNNNNNNNNNNNNNNNNNNNcttgggatgacgaatttagatgctagaaactgtttttaaagcgatccaggatacttgggatgacgaatttagatgctagaaactgtttttaaagcgatccggggtacttgggatgacgaatttagatgctagaaactgtttttaaagcgatccgggatacttgggatgacgaatttagatgctagaaactgtttttaaagcgatccggggtacttgggatgacgaatttagatgctagaaactgttttttaaagcgatccgggatacttgggatgacgaatttagttgctagaaactgtttttaaagcgatccgggatacttgggatgacgaatttagatgctagaaactgtttttaaagcgatccgggatacttgggatgacgaatttagttgctagaaactgtttttaaagcgatccgggatacttgggatgacgaatttagatgctagaaactgtttttaaagcgatccgggatacttgggatgacgaatttagatgctagaaactgtttttaaagcggtccgggatacttgggatgacgaatttagatgctagaaaactgtttttaaagcggtccgggatacttgggatgacgaatttagatgctagaaactgtttttaaagcgatccgggatacttgggatgacgaatttagatgctagaaactgtttttaaagcgatccgggatacttgggatgacgaatttagatgctagaaactgtttttaaagcggtccgggatacttgggatgacgaatttagatgctagaaactgtttttaaagcggtccgggatacttgggatgacgaatttagatgctagaaactgtttttaaagcgatccgggatacttgggatgacgaatttagttgctagaaactgtttttaaagcgatccgggatacttgggatgacgaatttagatgctagaaactgtttttaaagcgatccgggatacttgggatgacgaatttagttgctagaaactgtttttaaagcgatccgggatacttgggatgacgaatttagatgctagaaactgtttttaaagcggtccgggatacttgggatgacgaatttagatgctagaaactgtttttaaagcggtccgggatacttgggatgacgaatttagatgctagaaactgtttttaaagcgatccgggatacttgggatgacgaatttagatgctagaaactgtttttaaagcgatccgggatacttgggatgacgaatttagatgctagaaactgtttttaaagcgatccgggatacttgggatgacgaatttagatgctagaaactgtttttaaagcgatccgggatacttgggatgacgaatttagatgctagaaactgtttttaaagcgatccgggatacttgggatgacgaatttagatgctagaaactgtttttaaagcggtccgggatacttgggatgacgaatttagatgctagaaactgtttttaaagcggtccgggatacttgggatgacgaatttagatgctagaaactgtttttaaagcgatccgggatacttgggatgacgaatttagatgctagaaactgtttttaaagcgatccgggatacttgggatgacgaatttagatgctagaaactgtttttaaagcgatccgggatacttgggatgacgaatttagttgctagaaactgtttttaaagcgatccgggatacttgggatgacgaatttagatgctagaaactgtttttaaagcgatccgggatacttgggatgacgaatttagatgctagaaactgtttttaaagcgatccgggatacttgggatgacgaatttaggtgctagaaactgttttaaaagcgatccgggatacttgggatgacgaatttagttgctagaaactgtttttaaagcgatccgggatacttgggatgacgaatttagatgctagaaactgtttttaaagcgatccgggatacttgggatgacgaatttaggtgctagaaactgtttttaaagcgatccgggatacttgggatgacgaatttagatgctagaaactgtttttaaagcgatccggggtacttgggatgacgaatttagatgctagaaactgtttttaaagcgatccgggatacttgggatgacgaatttagttgctagaaactgtttttaaagcgatccgggatacttgggatgacgaatttagatgctagaaactgtttttaaagcgatccgggatacttgggatgacgaatttaggtgctagaaactgtttttaaagcgatccgggatacttgggatgacgaatttagatgctagaaactgtttttaaagtgatccgggatacttgggatgacgaatttagatgctagaaactgtttttaaagcggtccgggatacttgggatgacgaatttagatgctagaaactgtttttaaagcggtccgggatactagggatgacgaatttagatgctagaaactgtttttaaagcgatccgggatacttgggatgacgaatttagatgctagaaactgtttttaaagcgatccgggatacttgggatgacgaatttagatgctagaaactgtttttaaagcggtccgggatacttgggatgacgaatttagatgctagaaactgtttttaaagcgatccgggatacttgggatgacgaatttagatgctagaaactgtttttaaagcgatccgggatacttgggatgacgaatttaggtgctagaaactgtttttaaagcgatccgggatacttgggatgacgaatttagatgctagaaactgtttttaaagcggtccgggatacttgggatgacgaatttagatgctagaaactgtttttaaagcggtccgggatacttgggatgacgaatttagatgctagaaactgtttttaaagcgatccgggatacttgggatgacgaatttagatgctagaaactgtttttaaagcgatccgggatacttgggatgacgaatttagatgctagaaactgtttttaaagcgatccgggatacttgggatgacgaatttagttgctagaaactgtttttaaagcgatccgggatacttgggatgacgaatttagatgctagaaactgtttttaaagcgatccgggatacttgggatgacgaatttaggtgctagaaactgtttttaaagcgatccgggatacttgggatgacgaattaaggtgctagaaactgtttttaaagcgatccgggatacttgggatgacgaatttagatgctagaaactgtttttaaagcgatccgggatacttgggatgacgaatttagatgctagaaactgtttttaaagcgatccggggtacttgggatgacgaatttagatgctagaaactgtttttaaagcgatccgggatacttgggatgacgaatttagatgctagaaactgtttttaaagcgatccggggtacttgggatgacgaatttagatgctagaaactgtttttaaagcgatccgggatacttgggatgacgaatttagttgctagaaactgtttttaaagcgatccgggatacttgggatgacgaatttagatgctagaaactgtttttaaagcgatccgggatacttgggatgacgaatttagatgctagaaactgtttttaaagcgatccggggtacttgggatgacgaatttagatgctagaaactgtttttaaagcgatccgggatacttgggatgacgaatttagttgctagaaactgtttttaaagcgatccgggatacttgggatgacgaatttagatgctagaaactgtttttaaagcgatccgggatacttgggatgacgaatttaggtgctagaaactgtttttaaagcgatccgggatacttgggatgacgaatttagatgctagaaactgtttttaaagcgatccgggatacttgggatgacgaatttagatgctagaaactgtttttaaagcgatccgggatacttgggatgatgaatttagatgatagaaactgtttttaaagcgatccaggatacttgggatgacgaatgtagatgctagaaactgtttataaagcgatccgggatacttgggatgacgaatttagatgctagaaactgtttttaaagcgatccgggatacttgggttgacgaatttagatgctagaaactgtttataaagcgatccgggatacttgggatgacgaatttagatgctagaaactgtttttaaagcgatccgggatacttgggttgacgaatttagatgctagaaactgtttttaaagcgatccgggatacttgggatgacgaatttagatgctagaaactgtttttaaagcgatccgggatacttaggatgacgaatttagatgctagaaactgtttttaaagtgatccgggatacttaggatgacgaattaagatgctagaaacagtttttaaagcgatccgggatacttgggatgacgaatttagatgctagaaactgtttaaagcgatccgggatacttgggatgacgaatttttatgcttgaaaatgtttttaaagcgatccgggatacttgggatgaagaatttttatgcttgaaaatgtttttaaagcgatccgggatacttgggatgaagaatttttatgcttgaaaatgtttttaaagcgatccgggatacttgggatgacgaatttagatgctagaaactgtttttaaagcgatccgggatacttaggatgacgaatttagatgctagaaactgtttttaaagtgatccgggatacttaggatgacgaatttagatgctataaactgtttttaaagcgatccgggatacttgggttgacgaatttagatgctagaaactgtttttaaagcgatccgggatacttgggttgacgaatttagatgctagaaactgtttttaaagcgatccgggatacttgggtagacgaatttagatgctagaaactgtttttaaagcgatccgggatacttgggatgacgaatttagttgctagaaactgtttttaaagcgatccgggatacttgggatgacgaatttagatgctagaaactgtttttaaagcgatccgggatacttgggatgacgaatttagatgctagaaactgtttttaaagcgatccgggatacttgggttgacgaatttagatgctagaaactgtttttaaagcgatccgggatacttgggatgacgaatttagatgctagaaactgtttttaaagcgatccgggatacttaggatgacgaatttagatgctagaaactgtttttaaagtgatccgggatacttaggatgacgaattaagatgctagaaacagtttttaaagcgatccgggatacttgggatgacgaatttagatgctagaaactgtttttaaagcgatccgggatacttgggatgacgaatttagatgctagaaactgtttaaagcgatccgggatacttgggatgacgaatttttatgcttgaaaatgtttttaaagcgatccgggatacttgggatgaagaatttttatgcttgaaaatgtttttaaagctatccgggatacttgggatgacgaatttagatgctagaaactgtttttaaagcgatccgggatacttaggatgacgaatttagatgctagaaactgtttttaaagtgatccgggatacttaggatgacgaatttagatgctataaactgtttttaaagcgatccgggatacttgggttgacgaatttagatgctataaactgtttttaaagcgatccgggatacttaggatgacgaatttagttgctagaaactgtttttaaagcgatccgggatacttgggatgacgaatttagatgctagaaacagtttttaaagcgatccgggatacttgggatgacgaatttagatgctagaaactgtttt containing:
- the LOC131271275 gene encoding uncharacterized protein LOC131271275, which codes for MGDTLEGTLLGPITSPAVSSAENTPAKADVTIDIEITDDEGAGTTPEAPDVLAVAPQCTQSASPVIASPSDMPAATPVALPDDQPAEAKNQEGAASAIEEGLIATLEVLRRSAERNEKLMEELRAENRELRSLVQELTKQVSVLSKNQLTEQTITEGKETIKCLVAEAMGQEDRSKESRSKNKRELPPQQQQSRSTQQQQHSRKANPQKLAKTQRSTAEEPWQMAKSKHRPAHDRQSQPDVGQTGSGHTGQKRVDTAKKSTQTVQPASQRARPNIKGRPDVITVTPPEGVSFLDVFRRVRAVPEMAELVRKGSRIAGNTAEMVLKKTADSKAVLSKVKELAPEGSMVILRVDTVSLRLRGVDMLAEKADVAAAVGAAIGDTITEGDVVLHRYSRGDQRANVRVPRRFANALIGEKLLVGCSRSRVELAPRKPMDQATCGRCLLRGHLARNCSGPDRTALCRKCGGEGHKAANCHNKERCLECGGPHTLGSARCGNRRPNSL